The Eubacteriales bacterium genome window below encodes:
- a CDS encoding endonuclease Q family protein — MFIADLHIHSKYSRATSKDCIPEMLDLWARRKGLDLIGTGDFTHQAWREELKEKLIPAENGLYTLKDDLRKEDNILGSFPKPRLIVSGEISSIYKKNGKVRKVHNLILLPSLESADALSHRLEAIGNLHSDGRPILGLDSRDLLEITLDVCPDAIFIPAHIWTPHFSLFGAYSGFDTIEECFEDLTGYINALETGLSSDPPMNWRVSALDRFTLVSNSDAHSPANLAREANLLTRNFPIHIF, encoded by the coding sequence ATGTTTATTGCCGATCTTCATATCCATTCCAAATATTCGAGAGCTACAAGTAAGGATTGCATACCAGAAATGCTTGATCTATGGGCACGGCGCAAAGGCCTTGATCTTATTGGGACAGGGGACTTTACCCATCAAGCCTGGCGGGAAGAGTTAAAAGAAAAACTTATTCCGGCCGAAAATGGGCTGTACACTTTAAAAGACGACCTTCGTAAAGAGGATAATATTTTAGGGAGCTTTCCTAAACCACGTTTAATTGTCTCAGGCGAAATCAGCTCTATATATAAAAAGAACGGAAAGGTACGTAAGGTACACAATCTGATACTTCTTCCCAGTTTAGAGAGCGCAGATGCACTCTCACACCGGCTTGAGGCCATTGGAAATCTGCATTCAGATGGCAGGCCGATTTTGGGGCTAGACAGCAGAGATTTGCTGGAGATAACTCTAGATGTATGCCCAGATGCCATATTTATTCCTGCGCACATCTGGACACCGCACTTTTCTTTGTTTGGAGCGTATTCCGGGTTTGATACTATTGAGGAATGTTTTGAGGATTTAACAGGTTATATTAACGCGCTTGAGACAGGGCTTTCATCAGACCCGCCTATGAACTGGCGCGTATCCGCGCTTGACCGTTTCACATTGGTTTCAAATTCAGATGCCCATTCGCCGGCGAATCTCGCACGTGAGGCAAACCTTTTAACACGGAACTTTCCTATCCACATATTTTAA
- the ablB gene encoding putative beta-lysine N-acetyltransferase, translating to MVDRIEKIGGSMIQHGKYSDRVYLIKICKKDYPIIIDKIDKLAKLNNYSKIFIKAPSWAKQGFESNGYKIEAFIPNFYNGIEDAFFMAKYLSTARETISNQELLDKIIETAKNTEPIKIEGLRLDNDFTFAKLEQKDSKEMSVLYKKVFETYPFPIHDPDYVASTMNEDFIYFGIRHNGRLVAVSSCEMDVKSSSVEMTDFATLPEYRAKGLASFLLMKMESEMSKKGIKTAFTIARAVSYGMNIAFAKHKYVYAGTLKNNTNIFGGIESMNVWYKALEGKT from the coding sequence ATGGTAGATAGAATTGAAAAGATCGGCGGATCTATGATACAGCATGGGAAATATAGTGACAGAGTATACTTAATCAAAATATGTAAAAAAGACTATCCTATAATTATAGATAAAATAGACAAACTGGCAAAGTTAAATAACTATTCAAAAATTTTCATTAAAGCACCTTCATGGGCAAAACAGGGGTTTGAATCAAATGGATATAAGATAGAGGCTTTTATCCCTAACTTTTACAATGGTATTGAAGATGCATTTTTTATGGCGAAATATTTGTCCACGGCCAGGGAAACGATATCAAATCAGGAATTGCTCGATAAAATCATTGAAACTGCTAAAAATACAGAGCCAATTAAAATCGAAGGCTTAAGGCTGGATAATGATTTCACTTTTGCTAAATTAGAACAAAAAGATTCAAAAGAGATGTCGGTACTTTATAAAAAGGTATTTGAAACCTACCCATTTCCTATTCATGACCCGGATTATGTAGCTTCCACAATGAACGAAGATTTTATATACTTTGGCATTAGGCATAACGGCAGATTGGTTGCAGTTTCATCTTGTGAAATGGACGTAAAATCAAGCAGCGTTGAGATGACGGACTTTGCAACTCTTCCGGAATACAGGGCAAAGGGGCTTGCCTCCTTTTTGCTGATGAAGATGGAAAGCGAGATGAGCAAAAAGGGGATAAAGACTGCATTTACGATCGCCCGCGCAGTGTCTTACGGCATGAATATTGCTTTTGCCAAGCATAAGTACGTCTATGCCGGAACGCTTAAAAATAATACGAATATTTTCGGCGGAATAGAAAGTATGAACGTATGGTACAAGGCTCTAGAGGGTAAAACATAA
- the ablA gene encoding lysine 2,3-aminomutase — translation MITRNKNFKVLNKQWTDWRWQLKHSIKDIDTFEKLLGIKFDSDERKKLEETLEKFPLSITPYYLSLIDTKDYKNDPVYKQSFPNPSELIIKEHEMNDPLSEDKDSPVPGLIHRYPDRVLLHISNVCSMYCRHCTRKRKVGDAEYIPSKEAILKALDYIKNNSNIRDVLLSGGDPFMLSDEFLDWILTEVRKIKHVEVIRIGSRMPVVLPYRITDDLVNMLKKHHPIWLNTHFNHPQEITPSSKAALKKLADAGIPLGNQSVLLAGVNDCSVIMKKLVHLLVQNRVRPYYLYQCDLSEGLTHFRTSVGKGIEIIENLIGHTSGFAVPTYVIDAPGGGGKIPVMPNYLISWSTNKVVLRNYEGVITTYREPDSYKEISCNRDCETCNLQYGYDEEEIKAMGISRLLADYDKTISLVPRNNARFKRRENIEE, via the coding sequence ATGATAACGAGAAATAAAAACTTTAAAGTATTGAATAAACAATGGACTGATTGGCGTTGGCAGCTTAAACACAGTATTAAAGATATCGATACTTTTGAAAAACTTTTGGGTATTAAATTTGATTCAGATGAGAGAAAGAAATTAGAGGAAACACTTGAAAAGTTCCCTTTATCTATAACACCTTATTATTTATCATTAATTGATACGAAAGATTATAAAAACGATCCTGTTTATAAACAATCCTTTCCAAATCCAAGCGAACTTATAATTAAAGAACACGAGATGAATGATCCGTTATCGGAAGATAAAGATAGCCCCGTTCCTGGGCTGATACACAGATATCCAGACAGGGTCTTGCTTCATATAAGCAATGTATGTTCTATGTATTGTCGGCATTGCACTAGAAAAAGAAAAGTCGGAGATGCAGAATATATCCCTAGTAAAGAAGCGATATTAAAAGCGCTGGATTATATAAAAAACAACTCTAATATCAGAGACGTTTTACTTTCCGGCGGGGATCCGTTTATGTTATCAGATGAATTTTTAGATTGGATTTTAACGGAAGTAAGAAAGATAAAACATGTTGAAGTAATAAGGATAGGCAGTAGGATGCCAGTGGTTTTGCCTTACAGGATAACAGACGATTTGGTAAATATGCTAAAGAAACATCATCCGATTTGGCTTAATACCCATTTTAACCATCCGCAGGAAATAACGCCTTCATCCAAAGCCGCACTAAAAAAGCTGGCCGATGCAGGGATACCTCTTGGAAACCAGTCTGTATTGCTGGCAGGCGTAAACGATTGCTCGGTCATTATGAAAAAATTAGTACATCTTTTAGTGCAAAACAGAGTACGCCCATATTATTTATACCAATGTGATTTATCAGAAGGATTAACACATTTTAGGACGTCTGTTGGCAAGGGGATTGAGATTATTGAGAACCTGATAGGACATACCAGCGGATTTGCCGTTCCGACATATGTTATAGATGCACCCGGAGGTGGTGGTAAAATCCCGGTTATGCCTAATTACTTGATTTCATGGTCTACTAATAAAGTTGTACTGAGAAATTATGAGGGAGTAATCACAACTTACAGGGAACCGGATTCGTATAAAGAAATATCCTGTAACAGGGACTGTGAAACCTGTAACCTCCAGTATGGCTATGATGAGGAAGAAATAAAGGCAATGGGCATAAGCAGGCTGCTGGCAGATTACGATAAGACGATTTCTTTAGTCCCTCGAAATAATGCGAGGTTTAAAAGGCGGGAAAATATCGAGGAATGA
- a CDS encoding bifunctional 4-hydroxy-3-methylbut-2-enyl diphosphate reductase/30S ribosomal protein S1, whose product MKINIAKNAGFCFGVKNAVDTVIKNAKEGKKLFIYGDIIHNQHVIDYLSTLGVKKIDDLNGLHRLKGETAVIRSHGAPPEVYEAFLKEGIEVIDATCPFVKRIHDMVKAAEEKGVAVIIVGEEKHPEVLGIKGWAGDNSYVVYDEQDVDNLPCLESAVLVAQTTTPKSKWLELLPLIKEKVLNLDANMTICETTERRQEEAEKLAKNSDVMIVVGGKNSSNTKRLYDLCKKYCKRTYHIENINETVLENLRRTDIINIIAGASTPDWLIREVFLRMSENENMLVETETVGTEDTVKGEIQAEEMRANEASESEGQSADGQNETLKSSDDSFMEEVEKSFVKIRRGQFVIGTVVQLTDEEAFVNIGYKSDGILTKSEFSVDGSISPKSILNVGDEVEVEIISLNDGQGNVLLSKKRIDARAKWNEFAKDAEEGKGEKEYTCKINKVIKGGLLGKIEGYDTFIPASQTSLKYVEDLKVFLGKELSVVIIEIDKAKKRIVASHRAILKKEEEKKLDELWSRYSKGDQVTGTIKRITDFGAFVDIGGVDALLHIKDISWINIKSPADVLSVGQVITTLILYVDVQRRRISLGLKQLSPKPWDLVEEKYLIGSVIDVKVVRTVPFGAFVELEPGVDGLIHISQIANRRLERAEDEIKVGDIVKVKVMEVDAKKKKISLSRRQLIIEEQEKAPKTEEKHTENEERYEIPPVKEMTVSLGDFFPKNDTEGEE is encoded by the coding sequence TTGAAAATCAATATAGCTAAAAATGCCGGTTTTTGTTTTGGCGTGAAAAACGCTGTTGATACTGTAATAAAGAATGCCAAAGAAGGCAAAAAGCTGTTTATCTACGGCGATATAATACATAACCAGCATGTAATAGATTATTTAAGCACCTTGGGCGTTAAAAAGATAGACGATTTAAACGGCTTACATAGGTTAAAGGGAGAGACTGCAGTTATAAGGTCCCATGGAGCTCCGCCCGAAGTTTACGAAGCTTTCTTAAAAGAGGGTATTGAAGTTATAGATGCTACATGCCCATTTGTCAAGCGTATTCACGACATGGTCAAGGCCGCTGAGGAAAAAGGGGTAGCAGTTATCATAGTCGGAGAGGAAAAACACCCTGAGGTCTTAGGTATTAAGGGCTGGGCAGGAGATAATTCCTATGTAGTTTATGACGAACAGGATGTAGACAATCTGCCATGTCTTGAATCCGCCGTTTTAGTAGCGCAGACGACTACGCCAAAGAGCAAATGGCTAGAGCTTTTGCCACTTATTAAAGAAAAAGTCTTAAATCTAGATGCTAATATGACAATATGTGAAACTACTGAGAGAAGGCAAGAAGAGGCAGAGAAACTTGCAAAAAACTCGGACGTAATGATTGTAGTTGGCGGCAAAAACAGCTCTAACACAAAAAGATTATATGATTTGTGCAAAAAATATTGCAAAAGGACATATCACATTGAAAATATAAACGAAACTGTACTTGAAAATTTACGGCGAACTGATATAATAAACATAATTGCTGGTGCGTCGACGCCAGATTGGCTAATTAGGGAGGTTTTTTTACGGATGAGCGAAAATGAAAACATGCTTGTAGAGACAGAAACGGTTGGCACAGAAGATACCGTAAAAGGGGAAATACAAGCAGAAGAAATGCGGGCTAATGAAGCAAGTGAAAGTGAAGGCCAGTCCGCAGATGGGCAGAATGAAACACTCAAATCAAGTGACGACAGTTTTATGGAGGAAGTTGAAAAATCCTTCGTAAAAATCAGGAGAGGACAATTCGTAATCGGAACCGTAGTCCAATTAACCGATGAAGAAGCGTTTGTAAATATTGGATATAAATCAGATGGAATACTAACTAAATCTGAATTTTCTGTAGACGGAAGCATAAGCCCCAAATCTATATTAAATGTAGGGGATGAAGTAGAAGTTGAAATCATCTCTTTAAACGACGGGCAAGGCAATGTGCTCTTATCTAAGAAGCGTATTGATGCCAGGGCAAAATGGAATGAATTTGCCAAAGATGCCGAAGAAGGAAAAGGCGAAAAGGAATATACATGTAAAATAAATAAGGTAATAAAAGGCGGGTTGCTCGGGAAAATAGAAGGGTACGATACTTTCATACCTGCTTCTCAAACGTCTCTTAAGTATGTGGAAGACCTAAAAGTATTTTTAGGTAAAGAGCTGTCTGTAGTTATTATCGAAATTGATAAGGCGAAAAAGAGAATAGTAGCTTCTCATAGAGCTATACTTAAAAAAGAAGAAGAAAAGAAGTTAGATGAACTGTGGTCCAGATATAGTAAAGGCGATCAGGTGACAGGTACGATTAAACGTATAACCGATTTCGGTGCCTTTGTAGATATCGGCGGTGTAGACGCACTGTTACACATAAAGGATATATCGTGGATAAATATAAAAAGCCCGGCAGATGTTTTAAGCGTTGGCCAGGTTATAACCACGCTGATATTATATGTAGATGTTCAAAGAAGGCGTATATCCCTTGGATTAAAACAGCTTTCACCTAAACCATGGGATTTGGTTGAAGAAAAATATTTAATAGGCAGCGTTATCGATGTCAAGGTAGTAAGAACTGTTCCGTTCGGTGCATTTGTAGAGTTAGAACCGGGAGTAGACGGGCTTATACACATTTCTCAGATAGCAAACAGGCGCCTTGAACGTGCCGAAGATGAAATTAAAGTAGGCGATATCGTAAAAGTAAAGGTAATGGAAGTTGACGCAAAGAAAAAGAAAATAAGTTTGAGCAGGCGTCAGCTTATTATAGAGGAACAGGAAAAAGCTCCTAAAACTGAAGAAAAGCATACTGAAAACGAAGAAAGGTATGAGATACCTCCAGTTAAGGAGATGACTGTTTCATTAGGAGATTTTTTTCCAAAAAATGACACAGAAGGGGAAGAATAA
- a CDS encoding 1-acylglycerol-3-phosphate O-acyltransferase: protein MFTWTIKIIFYPLLWLFFKPKIYGTKFCKVNGGVILMSNHVNLLDPIFLGIFFRRRIYFMAKKELFKNPFLRWLIKMLGAFPVDRGKTDIASIKRAMAVVKQGKVLGIFPEGKRVKTGELGNFEQGTAMLAMKLKCPIIPVYTDGNYGIFKRAKLVFGEAFYLQDVFGRKVLSENLGDISSYLKDKIQKLKDQVV, encoded by the coding sequence ATGTTTACTTGGACGATTAAAATAATTTTTTATCCGTTGTTGTGGCTGTTTTTCAAACCCAAAATATACGGAACTAAGTTTTGTAAAGTTAACGGTGGGGTCATACTGATGTCTAACCATGTAAACTTACTAGACCCTATTTTTTTAGGCATATTTTTCAGAAGAAGAATATATTTCATGGCTAAAAAAGAGCTGTTTAAAAACCCGTTTTTAAGATGGCTGATAAAAATGTTAGGCGCCTTCCCGGTTGACAGGGGAAAGACGGACATAGCGTCTATAAAAAGGGCAATGGCCGTAGTTAAGCAAGGCAAAGTGCTTGGCATATTCCCAGAGGGAAAAAGGGTTAAAACCGGTGAGCTAGGTAATTTTGAGCAGGGGACAGCTATGCTGGCCATGAAATTAAAATGCCCGATCATTCCAGTTTATACAGATGGCAACTACGGTATTTTCAAACGCGCAAAACTGGTTTTTGGAGAGGCGTTTTATTTACAGGACGTATTTGGCCGTAAAGTCTTGTCTGAAAACCTAGGTGATATATCAAGTTATTTAAAGGACAAAATCCAAAAATTAAAAGATCAGGTGGTTTAA
- the cmk gene encoding (d)CMP kinase, which translates to MGKINIAIDGPAGAGKSTAAKEIAKRLKIYYLDTGAMYRAFAYKVIKDGLDTKNHNDVLKTLEKSDVIVKYIDGEQKVIVNGEDVTPFIRTQQVAQGASDVAVFKEVRVKLVHIQRQVAKDYDVVMDGRDIGTNVLTDCKNKFYVTASADERARRRFLELGGKDSAKSLEVIKQEIIKRDENDSNRDYAL; encoded by the coding sequence ATGGGGAAAATAAACATAGCGATTGATGGACCTGCCGGCGCAGGCAAAAGCACTGCTGCAAAGGAGATAGCAAAACGTCTTAAAATCTATTATCTGGATACAGGTGCTATGTACAGGGCGTTTGCATATAAAGTTATAAAAGATGGGCTTGATACCAAAAATCATAATGACGTTTTAAAGACTCTTGAAAAAAGCGACGTAATAGTAAAATATATAGATGGCGAACAAAAGGTGATAGTAAACGGTGAAGACGTAACGCCATTTATAAGGACACAGCAGGTAGCACAGGGAGCGTCGGATGTGGCTGTTTTTAAAGAAGTGCGGGTTAAACTTGTCCATATACAGCGCCAAGTCGCCAAGGATTACGATGTGGTTATGGACGGGCGGGATATCGGAACGAATGTATTAACAGACTGCAAAAACAAGTTTTACGTAACCGCAAGCGCTGATGAGCGTGCGCGCCGCCGTTTTTTGGAACTAGGCGGAAAGGACTCGGCAAAGTCACTTGAAGTTATAAAGCAAGAGATAATAAAAAGAGACGAAAACGATTCTAACAGAGATTATGCCCTCTAA
- a CDS encoding HutP family protein, which translates to MLATSKEVSKAAIQMALTASREDEKKLQAVYTADDVKTAAVDFGGEFIVSVMKMIERTVVAAKREGIIGDTHSEEGAIAGAAKEAISQISNKALGLNVGGKIGIARSSEHIAVCVFFGIGLLHLNEVAIGLGHRVI; encoded by the coding sequence ATGTTAGCAACGAGCAAAGAAGTTTCAAAAGCGGCTATTCAAATGGCCCTTACAGCTTCGCGGGAAGATGAGAAAAAGCTGCAGGCTGTATATACTGCTGACGATGTTAAGACAGCGGCTGTCGACTTTGGCGGTGAATTTATAGTTTCTGTAATGAAAATGATAGAGAGGACTGTTGTCGCAGCCAAAAGGGAAGGTATAATAGGCGATACCCACAGCGAAGAAGGAGCGATAGCAGGGGCGGCCAAAGAGGCTATTTCACAAATAAGCAACAAAGCACTTGGCTTAAATGTCGGAGGCAAAATAGGGATAGCCAGGTCCAGCGAGCATATTGCCGTATGTGTGTTTTTCGGCATAGGGCTGCTGCATTTAAACGAAGTTGCAATTGGCCTTGGGCATAGAGTGATATAA
- a CDS encoding MurR/RpiR family transcriptional regulator: MNIDEIKKVCDAILSARRVYVIGVRSSLPLAQFLHYYLNHILENVTLASPADGDIFGSLMYADERDLIIGISFPRYSKTTMEGMHFAKMNGAKTIAITDTEDSPLVSFADTTVFVKSNMNSFVDSLVAPMSILNAIIVMVGVSRKEELTKYFDKLEGIWAEKDIYTGKNPGGKTNGE; encoded by the coding sequence ATGAACATAGACGAAATAAAGAAGGTCTGCGATGCCATTTTATCTGCAAGGCGCGTCTACGTAATAGGGGTCAGGAGCAGCTTGCCTCTAGCACAGTTCTTGCATTATTATTTAAACCACATACTGGAAAACGTAACATTGGCTTCGCCGGCTGATGGTGATATATTCGGTTCGCTTATGTATGCTGATGAAAGGGATTTAATAATAGGCATAAGTTTTCCAAGATATTCAAAGACAACTATGGAGGGCATGCATTTTGCCAAGATGAATGGGGCAAAAACGATAGCGATAACAGATACGGAAGATTCACCTTTGGTTTCTTTTGCCGATACAACGGTTTTTGTAAAATCCAATATGAACTCGTTTGTAGATTCACTGGTAGCACCTATGAGCATATTAAATGCCATAATTGTTATGGTCGGGGTATCTAGGAAAGAAGAGTTAACTAAGTATTTTGATAAATTAGAAGGCATCTGGGCGGAAAAAGACATCTATACTGGAAAAAATCCAGGCGGTAAAACGAATGGCGAATAG
- the surE gene encoding 5'/3'-nucleotidase SurE produces the protein MKILITNDDGVYASGIFEIAKVLSKDHHVTVIAPDRQKSACAHSITMHKPLIIHEVSLKGLDNCDCYTLNGTPADCVKIAVESGMFEKPDIVISGINQGANLGTDVFYSGTVGGALEGCMHSVRSFALSVTSHYTRYLDQAAAVFNKLLFLDYSSIPKSTAININIPDIPAAEIKGIKIVRQGQAIYSDPIIKREHPSGYDYFWLGGKLQHEIQEGVDIGTVFEGYIVIMPMKCDVTDYDQISALKEIADKVLL, from the coding sequence ATGAAGATTTTAATAACAAACGACGATGGTGTTTATGCTAGCGGCATCTTTGAAATTGCAAAAGTACTGTCTAAAGATCATCATGTTACGGTGATTGCGCCAGATAGGCAAAAGAGCGCATGTGCCCATTCGATTACAATGCATAAGCCTTTAATAATCCATGAGGTTTCTTTAAAAGGCCTTGATAATTGTGATTGTTACACTTTAAACGGTACTCCGGCAGATTGTGTAAAGATAGCGGTTGAAAGCGGGATGTTTGAGAAACCGGATATTGTGATTTCGGGAATAAATCAAGGCGCAAACCTCGGAACAGACGTTTTTTATTCCGGGACTGTTGGAGGGGCACTTGAAGGCTGTATGCATTCTGTAAGGTCTTTTGCATTGTCTGTGACATCGCATTACACGAGGTATTTGGACCAGGCGGCGGCCGTCTTTAACAAATTGCTTTTTCTTGATTATTCTTCGATACCCAAAAGTACTGCTATCAATATAAACATACCAGATATCCCGGCCGCTGAGATAAAGGGGATAAAGATAGTAAGGCAGGGCCAGGCCATATATTCAGACCCGATTATAAAAAGAGAGCACCCGTCTGGATACGATTATTTTTGGCTGGGCGGTAAGCTGCAGCATGAAATTCAGGAGGGCGTTGACATTGGCACAGTTTTTGAAGGGTACATAGTAATAATGCCAATGAAATGTGACGTTACGGATTACGATCAGATTAGTGCTTTAAAGGAGATTGCAGACAAGGTTTTATTATAA
- a CDS encoding pseudouridine synthase — MRLNKFLAEAGVASRRKCDMLIDEGKVTVNGITALKGMQVDEGKDVVVCGKERVTLSEEKIYIMLNKPLGYVSTCSDDKGRNTVLDLINIDGVRLFPVGRLDYDTEGMLIITNDGDFSHKLIHPKYEVKKTYYAVVEGLFTKEAKEKIEKGIRLDGVLTSKCSAEILKSSPKSSYILITISEGRNRQVRRMLEILGFKVLYLKRESISSLTLGDLAAGEWRYLTKKEINILLNK; from the coding sequence TTGAGGTTAAATAAATTTCTGGCTGAAGCGGGGGTTGCATCCAGAAGAAAATGCGACATGCTTATCGATGAAGGCAAGGTAACGGTAAACGGTATTACAGCTTTAAAAGGCATGCAGGTCGATGAAGGAAAAGATGTTGTCGTTTGCGGGAAAGAGCGAGTGACACTTAGTGAAGAAAAAATTTATATCATGTTAAACAAACCGTTAGGTTATGTAAGTACATGCAGTGACGATAAAGGCAGGAATACGGTTCTCGATTTAATAAATATCGACGGAGTCCGCCTTTTTCCTGTTGGAAGGCTGGATTATGACACGGAAGGTATGCTTATAATAACCAACGACGGAGATTTTTCGCATAAACTTATTCATCCCAAATATGAGGTAAAAAAGACATATTATGCGGTTGTAGAAGGATTATTTACAAAGGAAGCCAAAGAAAAAATAGAAAAAGGGATAAGGTTAGATGGGGTACTAACTTCGAAATGTTCGGCAGAAATATTAAAATCATCTCCTAAATCATCTTATATTCTAATCACGATTTCCGAAGGCAGGAACAGGCAGGTAAGAAGAATGCTTGAGATTCTGGGATTTAAAGTATTATACTTGAAAAGGGAAAGTATTAGCTCTCTTACGCTTGGCGATTTAGCTGCCGGTGAATGGCGGTATCTTACTAAGAAAGAAATAAATATTTTATTAAATAAATAG
- a CDS encoding D-alanyl-D-alanine carboxypeptidase family protein, translating to MKKRSTKIIWLLVAFLFTMSFVLPSASAVPQDLELDGAAAVLMEQGTNRVLYAQNENEKLAPASTTKVMTCILAIENGDLDKVVTVSKNASGVEGSSIWLSQGEHITLGDLLYGLMLSSGNDAAVAIAEEIGGSVDGFVEMMNNKAKEIGALNTNFANPNGLPDDNHYTTAYDLALICSYAMQNETFRTIVSTEYKEISWEGHEYLRVLKNKNKLLWQYDGCTGIKTGYTKSAGKCLTSAACRDGMGLVAVVLNDGDLWEDCRDLLDYGFENYKQYSIINKNDYLGTVNVKNGTSKVINAYAGEDITYPLTDEEYGNISVQIQLEDSVDAPVEAGRKVGEITIKLGDEVLSIIPITAKEAIPKNTFKYNLEKILNIWYNHIYE from the coding sequence ATGAAGAAGAGAAGTACAAAAATTATCTGGCTTTTAGTTGCTTTTTTATTTACTATGTCTTTTGTTTTGCCATCTGCATCTGCTGTACCGCAAGATTTGGAATTGGATGGTGCTGCTGCGGTTTTAATGGAACAAGGCACAAACAGGGTATTATATGCCCAAAATGAAAACGAAAAACTGGCACCGGCAAGTACTACAAAAGTCATGACTTGTATTTTGGCAATAGAAAACGGCGATCTTGATAAAGTTGTCACTGTAAGTAAAAATGCCAGCGGAGTAGAAGGGTCTTCTATTTGGCTGTCCCAAGGTGAACATATAACTTTAGGTGACTTACTATACGGCCTTATGCTCTCTTCGGGTAATGATGCAGCAGTTGCCATAGCAGAAGAAATAGGCGGTAGCGTTGATGGATTTGTTGAGATGATGAACAATAAGGCAAAGGAAATAGGGGCTTTAAACACCAACTTTGCAAATCCAAACGGGCTGCCTGACGATAATCATTATACAACGGCATATGATCTTGCTTTAATATGCAGCTATGCAATGCAAAACGAGACTTTCAGGACCATAGTTTCAACGGAATATAAAGAGATATCCTGGGAAGGGCACGAATATTTAAGGGTACTTAAAAATAAAAATAAGCTTTTGTGGCAGTATGATGGGTGTACAGGTATCAAAACAGGTTATACCAAGTCTGCCGGCAAGTGTTTGACTTCGGCAGCATGCAGAGACGGCATGGGGCTGGTTGCTGTCGTATTAAATGACGGAGATCTGTGGGAAGATTGCAGGGATTTGCTTGATTATGGGTTTGAAAACTATAAACAATATAGTATAATAAATAAAAATGACTATTTAGGAACGGTAAATGTCAAAAATGGCACTTCAAAGGTTATAAATGCGTATGCCGGAGAAGACATTACATATCCTTTGACCGATGAGGAATATGGCAATATAAGCGTACAGATACAACTTGAAGACAGCGTTGATGCTCCGGTTGAAGCGGGGCGTAAAGTAGGCGAGATAACTATAAAACTAGGTGACGAAGTTTTAAGCATTATACCGATAACAGCAAAAGAGGCAATACCTAAAAATACGTTTAAATATAATTTAGAAAAGATACTCAATATATGGTATAATCATATATATGAATAA
- the ytfJ gene encoding GerW family sporulation protein, protein MHPIEHIIETSMDEIKKMIDVNTIVGEAVVAPDGSTIIPISRVCFGFLSGGGEYGESARSAEEDGSSFPFAGGASATVSLHPTAFLVTRGDTIKLLSLDHKNLYEKIVDIVPQILCEIKNAFMEGDSRVNSKSSYKEGHARNRDYDRNDLANDAGDIRNSRRERKDNFDD, encoded by the coding sequence TTGCATCCTATAGAACACATAATAGAAACCTCGATGGACGAAATCAAAAAGATGATCGACGTTAACACAATCGTTGGCGAAGCGGTTGTAGCGCCGGACGGAAGTACAATTATTCCTATATCAAGGGTCTGCTTTGGTTTTTTAAGCGGTGGTGGAGAATATGGCGAAAGTGCCAGATCGGCGGAAGAAGACGGTTCGTCTTTCCCATTCGCAGGCGGAGCAAGCGCTACTGTAAGCCTGCATCCAACGGCATTTTTAGTCACAAGAGGAGATACGATAAAACTGTTGTCTTTAGATCATAAAAATTTATACGAGAAGATAGTAGATATAGTACCTCAGATACTCTGCGAAATAAAGAATGCTTTTATGGAGGGTGACAGCAGAGTTAATAGCAAAAGCAGCTATAAAGAAGGCCATGCCAGAAATAGGGATTATGACAGAAATGATTTAGCGAATGATGCCGGAGACATTAGGAATAGTAGAAGAGAACGTAAAGATAACTTCGACGATTAG